The following are encoded in a window of Carya illinoinensis cultivar Pawnee chromosome 15, C.illinoinensisPawnee_v1, whole genome shotgun sequence genomic DNA:
- the LOC122295521 gene encoding enoyl-CoA delta isomerase 1, peroxisomal-like has product MCTLEKRGKIFILTLTGAGEHRLNPVLLDAVQSALRPVRDESISSPSLALITTAQGKFFCNGYDLDWARSSPSRTELMNSKLQSLIADLISLPMPTIAAVSGHASAAGFILALSHDYVLMRKDRGFLYMSELDINLVIPAWFMALIECKIGSPLTRRHLVLTAAKVTAKEAVEKGIIDSAHDSVEETVKAALRLGEELVGREWDGHVYAQIRMNLLAGVLDEIAARRSTRSRM; this is encoded by the coding sequence atgtgtaCGTTGGAGAAAAGAGGCAAGATCTTCATCCTGACGCTAACGGGAGCAGGTGAACACCGCCTAAATCCCGTGCTTCTTGATGCGGTCCAGTCTGCTCTGCGCCCCGTCCGAGACGAGTCCATTTCCTCCCCATCTTTGGCTCTAATCACCACCGCCCAAGGCAAGTTCTTCTGCAATGGCTACGATCTTGACTGGGCCCGGTCCTCTCCATCTCGCACCGAACTCATGAACTCAAAACTCCAATCACTTATTGCCGACCTCATCTCGCTCCCCATGCCCACCATCGCAGCCGTCTCTGGCCACGCCTCAGCCGCCGGCTTCATCCTCGCTCTGAGCCACGACTACGTCCTTATGCGTAAAGACCGAGGCTTCCTTTACATGAGCGAGCTCGATATTAACCTGGTAATTCCGGCTTGGTTCATGGCTCTAATTGAGTGCAAGATCGGCTCGCCGTTGACTCGGCGTCACCTGGTTTTAACAGCGGCTAAGGTGACGGCTAAGGAAGCCGTGGAGAAGGGTATTATCGACTCGGCACACGATAGCGTGGAAGAGACGGTTAAGGCTGCGTTAAGGTTAGGGGAGGAGTTGGTGGGAAGGGAATGGGATGGACACGTGTACGCTCAGATTCGAATGAATCTGTTGGCTGGGGTCTTGGATGAAATCGCTGCGAGAAGAAGCACTCGATCGCGAATGTAG